A stretch of the Ornithodoros turicata isolate Travis chromosome 4, ASM3712646v1, whole genome shotgun sequence genome encodes the following:
- the LOC135390497 gene encoding P2X purinoceptor 7-like, with protein MTMWTLLMREELSVSTATSALVRSGSEIAVGGLLSFYAHMDRQSLSELENRLIRLSQEFGIRPYEDEPLRESAGDLSESLSEDDDEDDERNLSGVSAVSSDGSAPMNHGWCPCLRCVIMPTVEECVCCQDYTEVQQKQPKGCITQHNYFGVLCLDTEVLSVALCEPLDTNASMSLEKQYKRFRFAAYRQFTRWIWGYLGPDNRKILPACAVTAIRRAFPSTSYTGFKSSNS; from the exons ATGACGATGTGGACGCTGCTAATGAGGGAGGAGCTTTCCGTTTCCACGGCAACGTCGGCGCTTGTGCGGTCAGGGTCGGAGATCGCCGTCGGAGGACTGCTTTCGTTTTACGCGCACATGGACCGGCAATCGCTGTCAGAACTCGAAAACAGACTTATTCGCCTCAGCCAAGAGTTTGGTATAAGGCCATATGAGGATGAACCACTTCGAGAAAGTGCAGGCGACCTGTCGGAGTCTCTGTCagaagacgacgacgaggacGACGAAAGGAATCTCTCTGGTGTCTCCGCGGTGTCGTCGGACGGTTCGGCACCTATGAATCATGGCTG GTGTCCGTGCCTTAGGTGCGTAATCATGCCGACTGTGGAAGAATGCGTGTGCTGCCAAGATTACACCGAGGTGCAACAAAAGCAACCAAAAGGATGCATAACGCAACACAACTACTTCGGCGTATTATGCCTAGACACGGAAGTGCTTTCTGTGGCACTCTGCGAGCCACTCGACACGAATGCATCAATGTCACTGGAGAAACAATACAA aaggtttcgCTTTGCTGCCTATAGGCAGTTTACACGCTGGATCTGGGGATACCTGGGACCAGATAACCGAAAAATCCTCCCAGCCTGTGCTGTCACAGCCATTAGAAGGGCATTCCCCTCTACGTCCTACACAGGCTTCAAAAGTTCCAATTCCTGA